One Glutamicibacter mishrai genomic window carries:
- the pdhA gene encoding pyruvate dehydrogenase (acetyl-transferring) E1 component subunit alpha produces MTRAATQATESDLIQILTPDGQRHSHETYDAYLGDVDDQMLRGFYRDMAMTRRFDQEATALQRQGQLALWVPLRGQEAAQIGSGRATRPNDYIFPTYREHGVALTRNVSFSEMLRLFRGISGGGWDPRENNFHMYTMVLAAQMPHAAGYAMALNMEQHGWDEERRAAEGNAVVAYFGDGSSTEGETHESMVFANSFNAPVVYFCQNNQYAISVPFEVQSKVPLVNRAAGYGMPGIRVDGNDVLAVLAVTRWALEHARSGKGPVFIEAVTYRLGAHTTADDPTKYRMSEEEKQWAPKDPLVRLETYLRENNLVDDAFFEQLAADADAMAAKVREDAMAFPVPPLAKSFEQVYAEAHPLIQEELAWHMEYEAGFADAAEGEQ; encoded by the coding sequence ATGACGCGTGCTGCGACTCAGGCGACGGAGTCGGATCTGATTCAGATCTTGACCCCGGACGGCCAGCGTCACTCCCACGAAACGTATGATGCGTATCTGGGTGACGTTGATGATCAAATGCTGCGTGGTTTCTACCGCGATATGGCAATGACCCGCCGTTTCGACCAGGAAGCCACGGCACTGCAGCGTCAGGGCCAGCTGGCCCTCTGGGTCCCACTGCGCGGACAAGAAGCAGCCCAGATCGGTTCAGGCCGCGCTACCCGGCCGAACGACTATATCTTCCCTACCTACCGCGAACACGGCGTGGCCCTGACCCGCAATGTTTCCTTCTCGGAAATGCTGCGACTCTTCCGCGGAATCTCCGGTGGCGGTTGGGATCCGAGGGAAAACAACTTCCACATGTACACCATGGTCCTCGCGGCGCAGATGCCTCATGCGGCCGGCTACGCCATGGCCTTGAACATGGAACAGCACGGCTGGGATGAAGAACGCCGCGCTGCCGAAGGCAACGCGGTGGTGGCGTACTTCGGGGATGGCTCATCCACTGAGGGCGAGACCCACGAGTCGATGGTCTTCGCCAACTCGTTCAACGCTCCAGTGGTGTACTTCTGCCAGAACAACCAGTACGCCATCTCCGTGCCGTTCGAAGTGCAGTCCAAGGTTCCGTTGGTCAACCGCGCTGCCGGCTACGGCATGCCGGGCATCCGCGTCGATGGCAATGACGTCTTGGCTGTTCTTGCAGTGACCCGCTGGGCCCTTGAGCATGCACGCAGCGGCAAAGGTCCGGTCTTCATCGAAGCTGTGACATACCGACTCGGCGCGCACACCACCGCCGACGATCCCACCAAGTACCGCATGAGCGAAGAGGAAAAGCAGTGGGCTCCCAAGGACCCACTGGTTCGCCTTGAAACCTACCTCCGCGAAAACAACCTCGTCGATGACGCATTCTTCGAGCAGCTAGCCGCAGACGCCGATGCCATGGCGGCCAAGGTGCGCGAAGACGCAATGGCCTTCCCTGTTCCGCCATTGGCCAAGTCCTTTGAACAGGTCTACGCAGAAGCACATCCGCTGATCCAGGAAGAACTTGCCTGGCACATGGAATACGAAGCTGGATTCGCTGACGCGGCCGAGGGAGAGCAGTAA
- a CDS encoding alpha-ketoacid dehydrogenase subunit beta, producing MTTTMTLAKAITSGLDKILDTNDKSLLMGEDIGRLGGVYRVTDGLIDKYGSHRVIDSPLGEAGIVGTAVGMALRGFSPIVEIQFDGFVFPAFNQITTQLAKMHARSEGRLTAPVVIRIPYGGGIGSIEHHSESPEALFAHTAGLRIITPSNAHDAYWMIQQAADCQDPVIVFEPKRRYWLKGEVDTETPALDAFKAQVVRPGTDATIVAYGPLVPIALATADAALEDGRSIEVIDLRSISPIDFDTITESVQKTGRLIVTHEAPTFGGIGGEIAARITERAFLSLEAPVLRVGGFHMPYPVSKVESQYLPDIDKLLEALDRSFAY from the coding sequence ATGACCACAACAATGACCCTGGCCAAGGCCATCACCTCGGGCCTGGACAAGATTCTTGATACCAACGACAAATCGTTGCTCATGGGCGAGGACATCGGACGCCTCGGCGGCGTCTACCGCGTCACCGATGGACTGATCGACAAGTACGGTTCCCACCGGGTAATCGACTCGCCATTGGGTGAAGCCGGCATCGTCGGCACCGCCGTCGGAATGGCTCTGCGCGGCTTCAGCCCGATCGTCGAGATCCAGTTTGACGGTTTCGTTTTCCCCGCCTTCAACCAGATCACCACGCAGCTGGCCAAAATGCATGCCCGCTCCGAAGGACGCCTGACCGCTCCAGTGGTTATCCGCATTCCATATGGCGGCGGCATCGGCTCCATCGAGCACCACTCGGAGTCACCCGAAGCGCTGTTTGCCCACACCGCAGGACTGCGCATCATCACCCCATCCAACGCGCACGACGCCTACTGGATGATCCAGCAGGCCGCCGACTGCCAGGATCCGGTCATCGTTTTCGAGCCGAAGCGCCGCTACTGGCTCAAAGGCGAAGTCGACACCGAAACCCCGGCTTTGGACGCCTTCAAAGCCCAGGTGGTCCGTCCCGGCACCGACGCAACCATCGTCGCCTACGGCCCGCTGGTTCCGATCGCACTGGCTACCGCTGATGCCGCGCTGGAAGACGGGCGGAGCATCGAGGTGATCGACCTGCGTTCGATTTCCCCGATCGACTTCGACACCATCACCGAGTCGGTGCAGAAGACCGGACGGCTGATCGTCACCCACGAGGCACCGACCTTCGGCGGCATCGGCGGCGAGATCGCGGCCCGAATCACCGAGCGCGCTTTCCTTTCCCTGGAAGCACCGGTGCTGCGCGTCGGCGGATTCCACATGCCATATCCGGTATCCAAGGTGGAGTCCCAGTACCTGCCGGATATCGACAAGTTGCTTGAAGCCCTCGACCGGTCATTCGCTTACTAA
- a CDS encoding phage holin family protein, producing the protein MSFLIRVIINALALAAAVWIVPGLQIHAVGDGAASTAIAYLVVAVIFGLVNALVRPIVKFFSLPITCLTLGLFTIVINALMLLLTSWLTSFTPIELYIESFWWDAIAGTIIIAIVSAVLGLFVKSDRD; encoded by the coding sequence ATGAGCTTCCTCATTCGAGTCATCATTAATGCTTTGGCCCTCGCGGCCGCCGTTTGGATTGTCCCCGGCTTGCAGATTCACGCTGTCGGCGACGGAGCAGCAAGTACCGCAATCGCCTACCTCGTTGTCGCCGTCATCTTCGGCTTGGTTAACGCCCTGGTACGTCCTATCGTCAAGTTCTTCTCCTTGCCGATCACCTGCCTGACGTTGGGCTTGTTCACTATCGTGATCAATGCGCTGATGCTGTTGCTCACTTCGTGGCTGACCAGCTTCACACCCATCGAGCTCTACATTGAGTCCTTCTGGTGGGACGCCATTGCCGGAACGATCATCATTGCGATCGTCTCCGCTGTCCTAGGACTGTTCGTCAAGAGCGACAGAGACTGA
- a CDS encoding FtsK/SpoIIIE domain-containing protein codes for MALRSIAMAAGANPGAGAAAVYALEFGASSLRSLEALPHIGAVIGGDDTERIQRLFRTLAEHLDDRSDRYAAVNAASLSEYRQVTGNLDEPRIIVLIDGFGQFRSDWELGHGRGEFYQIFMRIVGEGRPLGVHVVATADRFGAVPTAISANITQRVVLRMADEQAYNVLGVARDVLSERSAPGRAIIKGHEAQIAVLGGTANVAEQTALATSWAEELRASGAPQAASIRSLPQVLDEAELPDAFNGQPVIGLSDATLGPCGFEPVGTFVVAGPPQSGKTTALRSMVNSLHRANPATQFFHIGGRRAELRGWRTWSGIANGPTEARQFAKDMLDLVADDSMPGKMVFVIENFAEFADSDAERPLKELLKAINRSDHFLIADGDINSLSSSFGLLGELKASRHGLALKPDAYDGDSLFKVPFPRVKRHEFPPGRGFMVQNGQRALVHLPLVEQ; via the coding sequence GTGGCGCTGCGCAGCATTGCCATGGCAGCCGGAGCAAATCCGGGCGCCGGCGCAGCGGCCGTTTATGCGCTGGAGTTCGGTGCCAGCTCATTGCGCTCCCTTGAAGCATTGCCGCATATCGGCGCGGTGATCGGCGGCGATGACACCGAGCGCATCCAGCGGCTCTTCCGCACCTTGGCTGAACACCTCGATGACCGTTCCGACCGCTACGCAGCGGTGAATGCCGCGTCACTGAGCGAGTACAGGCAGGTCACCGGGAATCTGGATGAACCGCGCATTATCGTGCTGATCGACGGCTTCGGCCAGTTCCGCAGCGACTGGGAACTGGGCCATGGCCGCGGGGAGTTCTACCAGATCTTCATGCGGATCGTCGGCGAGGGCCGCCCCTTGGGCGTGCACGTAGTTGCTACTGCCGACCGGTTCGGTGCCGTGCCCACCGCGATCAGCGCAAATATCACCCAGCGGGTGGTCTTGCGCATGGCTGACGAGCAGGCCTACAACGTCCTGGGCGTGGCCCGCGATGTGCTCAGCGAACGCAGCGCCCCGGGACGTGCGATCATCAAGGGCCACGAAGCCCAGATCGCGGTGCTCGGCGGTACCGCCAACGTGGCCGAGCAGACTGCCCTGGCCACGAGCTGGGCTGAAGAGCTGCGGGCATCCGGCGCTCCTCAGGCCGCCTCTATCAGATCGCTGCCGCAGGTTCTGGATGAGGCTGAACTGCCCGATGCCTTCAACGGCCAGCCGGTCATCGGCCTATCCGATGCCACCCTGGGACCATGCGGTTTCGAGCCGGTGGGCACTTTCGTAGTGGCTGGTCCCCCGCAAAGCGGCAAGACCACGGCGCTGCGTTCCATGGTCAATTCGCTGCATCGCGCCAACCCAGCAACCCAGTTCTTCCACATCGGCGGCCGCCGAGCCGAACTGCGCGGCTGGCGGACCTGGAGCGGCATTGCCAATGGCCCGACCGAGGCCCGCCAGTTCGCCAAGGACATGCTGGATCTGGTCGCCGACGATTCCATGCCCGGCAAGATGGTCTTCGTCATCGAGAACTTCGCCGAGTTCGCCGACTCCGATGCGGAACGACCGCTGAAGGAACTGCTCAAGGCCATCAACCGATCCGACCATTTCCTGATCGCCGATGGGGATATCAACTCCCTGTCCTCCAGCTTCGGCCTGCTCGGCGAGCTGAAGGCCAGCCGCCATGGCCTGGCGCTGAAGCCCGACGCCTACGACGGGGACTCGCTGTTCAAGGTGCCGTTCCCCCGGGTCAAGCGCCATGAGTTCCCTCCGGGACGCGGTTTCATGGTCCAGAACGGCCAGCGGGCCCTGGTCCACCTGCCGCTGGTGGAGCAGTAG
- the mmuM gene encoding homocysteine S-methyltransferase, giving the protein MLTAKHPSNFRDALNAEGTGPIILDGGLGTHLADRGNDVTGELWSAQILMDRPDEVRAAHQDFFAAGAQVATTCSYQISRDGLEQAGSAGQFETMLRTSVALAKEAATDNAQDSARWVAASVGPYGAGPGAGTEYDGAYDLDAAELAQWHRERLAILAGTGADVIIFETVPSMAEVEALTLLAKDLELPAILSVNVRADERGQIVLGDGTDLRVAAKLVAESGVWAGVGVNCCPVPQAVAALRILGEETGLPLSAYPNSGETWDHEARVWVPGTEGNDLPSAVPELIAAGARLIGGCCQVSPEQITRVREAARAVAGN; this is encoded by the coding sequence GTGCTTACCGCAAAACACCCCAGCAATTTCCGTGACGCTCTGAACGCCGAAGGAACCGGCCCGATCATCCTCGACGGGGGCCTTGGCACCCATCTAGCCGATCGCGGCAATGACGTCACCGGGGAACTGTGGTCTGCACAGATCCTGATGGATCGCCCCGATGAGGTCCGCGCGGCGCACCAGGACTTTTTTGCCGCCGGCGCCCAGGTCGCCACCACCTGCTCCTACCAGATCAGCCGTGACGGCTTGGAACAGGCAGGCTCCGCCGGCCAGTTCGAAACCATGCTGCGCACCAGCGTTGCGCTGGCGAAGGAAGCCGCCACCGATAATGCCCAGGATTCCGCGCGTTGGGTCGCCGCGTCGGTAGGGCCCTACGGCGCAGGTCCGGGTGCTGGCACCGAATACGACGGCGCCTACGATCTGGACGCTGCCGAACTGGCGCAATGGCACCGCGAACGCCTGGCCATTCTGGCGGGCACCGGAGCCGATGTCATCATCTTCGAGACCGTGCCAAGCATGGCCGAGGTCGAAGCGCTGACCTTGCTGGCCAAGGACCTTGAGCTGCCGGCCATTCTCAGCGTGAATGTCCGCGCCGATGAGCGCGGGCAGATCGTCTTGGGTGATGGCACGGATCTGCGGGTTGCCGCGAAGCTTGTTGCCGAATCCGGTGTCTGGGCCGGTGTGGGCGTGAACTGCTGCCCAGTACCGCAAGCAGTCGCCGCTCTGCGCATCCTTGGCGAAGAAACCGGCCTGCCGTTATCCGCCTACCCGAACAGCGGCGAAACCTGGGACCACGAGGCCCGCGTCTGGGTTCCCGGTACCGAGGGCAACGACCTGCCTTCGGCGGTTCCTGAACTCATCGCTGCCGGTGCACGACTGATCGGCGGCTGCTGCCAGGTCAGCCCCGAGCAGATCACCCGGGTGCGCGAGGCTGCCCGGGCGGTTGCCGGTAACTAG
- a CDS encoding carboxymuconolactone decarboxylase family protein: protein MNLSKTHKKGYAAVLGLESYASSSVPKELYELVKLRASILNGCSFCTDMHSHDAMAMGIPAAKLFAVAAYNDSPLFSDAERAALRLTDEVTRLDSSRGVSDEVWNDAAEEFSDEEVGNLILAIATINVWNRIAITTQLEPPVRG from the coding sequence ATGAACTTGAGCAAAACCCATAAGAAGGGCTACGCAGCTGTCTTGGGATTGGAATCCTATGCCAGCTCGTCGGTGCCGAAGGAACTCTACGAACTGGTCAAGCTGCGCGCTTCGATCCTCAACGGATGCTCATTCTGCACGGACATGCATTCGCATGACGCGATGGCCATGGGCATCCCGGCAGCGAAGCTCTTCGCAGTGGCTGCATACAACGATTCGCCGCTGTTCAGCGATGCAGAACGCGCGGCCCTGCGCCTGACCGATGAGGTCACGCGTCTGGATTCCTCGCGCGGAGTCAGTGACGAAGTCTGGAATGACGCCGCCGAAGAATTCAGCGACGAAGAAGTTGGGAATCTGATCCTGGCTATTGCCACGATCAATGTCTGGAATCGCATCGCAATCACCACCCAGCTCGAACCA
- a CDS encoding amino acid permease — MAESTTSTRESTETESGLRRTMTSRHLVMIALGGVIGSGLFVSSGYTISQAGPLGAVLAYAVGALVAYMVMSGLGELSAKHPVAGGFHAHATRDLGPAWGFATAWLYWLCWAVALASEFTAAGLLMQRWFPSVSVWVFSLIFAALLFALNAISSRVFGETEFWFALIKVAAVLLVIVVGVATIIGINPASEAGAIGFSNFQTEDGLFPTGITGVLVTILSVFYAFSGTELIGVAAGEAKNPQLSIPRAIRTAVVRLTVFFIGAIVVIAAIIPFSEAGANESPFVTVLDAAGLPAGADIMNFVIITALLSAGNSGLYSCARMLHSMGAAGQAPKALSKTNSRGIPMLALSLSMLGGLVSLFSSFIAAESLFLALVSIAGFAVVAVWIVICASHLSFRRHYVAVHGSTDSLPYKAPLFPVLPIIALVLLAASLIGVGFDPVQRPALYYGVPFTLACLGYYRWRHGAGVFSPQREAASSGTDRAA, encoded by the coding sequence ATGGCTGAGAGCACCACAAGCACCCGCGAGAGCACAGAAACCGAGTCCGGGCTGCGCAGAACCATGACCTCGCGACACCTGGTCATGATCGCCCTAGGCGGGGTGATCGGATCGGGACTGTTCGTCTCCTCCGGCTACACCATTTCCCAGGCCGGGCCGCTGGGAGCCGTGCTGGCCTACGCGGTGGGCGCCCTGGTGGCCTACATGGTGATGAGCGGGCTGGGCGAGCTTTCTGCAAAACATCCGGTGGCCGGCGGCTTCCACGCCCACGCCACCCGCGATTTGGGCCCGGCCTGGGGATTCGCCACGGCATGGCTGTACTGGCTGTGCTGGGCAGTAGCCCTGGCCAGCGAGTTCACCGCGGCCGGATTGCTGATGCAGCGCTGGTTCCCCTCGGTATCGGTATGGGTCTTCTCGCTGATCTTCGCCGCGCTGCTCTTCGCCCTCAACGCGATTTCCTCGCGGGTCTTCGGCGAAACCGAATTCTGGTTCGCACTGATCAAGGTGGCCGCGGTGCTGCTGGTCATCGTCGTCGGCGTCGCCACGATCATCGGCATCAACCCGGCCAGCGAGGCCGGGGCCATCGGCTTCTCGAACTTCCAGACCGAGGATGGCTTGTTCCCGACCGGGATCACCGGCGTGCTGGTGACCATCCTGTCGGTGTTCTACGCCTTCAGCGGCACCGAGCTGATCGGTGTTGCCGCCGGCGAGGCGAAGAATCCGCAGCTGAGCATCCCGCGGGCCATCCGCACCGCCGTAGTGCGCCTGACAGTATTCTTCATCGGCGCCATCGTGGTGATTGCGGCGATCATTCCCTTCTCTGAAGCGGGCGCCAATGAGAGCCCGTTCGTGACCGTCCTGGATGCCGCCGGCCTGCCAGCGGGCGCCGACATCATGAACTTCGTGATCATCACGGCCCTGCTCTCGGCCGGCAACTCCGGGCTGTACTCCTGCGCCCGCATGCTGCATTCCATGGGCGCGGCAGGACAGGCACCCAAGGCGCTGTCCAAGACCAATAGCCGCGGCATCCCGATGCTGGCACTGAGCCTGTCCATGCTTGGCGGGCTGGTATCCCTGTTCTCCAGCTTCATCGCCGCGGAATCCTTGTTCCTCGCGCTGGTGTCCATCGCAGGGTTCGCGGTGGTGGCCGTGTGGATCGTGATTTGCGCATCGCATCTGTCCTTCCGCCGCCACTATGTCGCCGTGCACGGATCCACCGACTCCCTGCCTTACAAGGCGCCATTGTTCCCGGTTCTGCCGATCATCGCCTTGGTGCTGCTGGCTGCCTCGCTGATTGGCGTGGGATTTGATCCGGTGCAGCGCCCGGCCTTGTATTACGGCGTCCCCTTCACCCTGGCCTGCTTGGGCTATTACCGGTGGCGCCACGGCGCTGGGGTTTTCAGCCCACAGCGTGAGGCAGCAAGCTCGGGAACTGATCGCGCGGCCTAG
- a CDS encoding dihydrolipoamide acetyltransferase family protein, with product MTVFNLPDVGEGLTEADIASWKVQVGDTVEVNQIFVEIETAKSLVELPCPFAGVVTELHAAEGDTVLVDHPLISIDQDGNAAPPTGVPEPVEALNTAAPQASEEPGPLVGSGPTADSSVRRQRTSRPAPSATGARTAAVRNSGAALADTISRRAQSLGSVVREEVDRRKPAVASFVDRVLAKPPVRRLAKELGIDINDVVGTGTQGEITREDVNSYQAQREAEHAAAPTYWAHGQLADARVERTPVRGVRKATAKAMVDSAFTAPHVSIFVDVDASRTMEYVQRLKKSRDFEGIKVSPLLVLARAVIWAAARNPSVNASWVETENGAEIHQKRFMNLGIAAATPRGLLVPNIKDAQNLNMKELAIALNELATTARAGKTRPEDMRDGSLSITNIGALGIDTGTPIINPGEVAIVAFGTIRQKPWVVDGEVVPRWITTLGGSFDHRVVDGDLSARFMADVASILQEPAMLLD from the coding sequence ATGACTGTTTTTAACCTCCCCGATGTGGGCGAAGGCCTGACCGAAGCAGATATCGCCTCGTGGAAAGTCCAGGTGGGCGACACCGTCGAGGTCAACCAGATCTTCGTCGAGATCGAAACCGCGAAGTCGCTTGTTGAACTGCCCTGCCCATTCGCCGGCGTTGTCACCGAACTGCACGCCGCCGAAGGCGACACCGTATTGGTGGACCACCCGCTGATCAGCATTGACCAAGACGGCAACGCCGCACCTCCAACAGGCGTACCAGAACCGGTGGAAGCACTGAATACCGCGGCCCCGCAGGCCTCGGAAGAACCCGGCCCGCTGGTCGGCTCCGGCCCAACCGCTGACTCCTCGGTACGCCGCCAGCGCACCAGCCGCCCAGCCCCATCGGCCACCGGCGCCCGCACTGCGGCAGTGCGGAACTCCGGCGCGGCACTGGCTGACACCATTTCGCGTCGCGCCCAGTCGCTGGGCAGCGTCGTGCGCGAAGAAGTCGATCGCCGCAAGCCTGCCGTGGCCAGCTTCGTAGACCGGGTATTGGCCAAACCGCCGGTACGCCGCCTGGCCAAGGAACTGGGCATCGATATCAACGATGTTGTCGGCACCGGAACCCAGGGCGAAATCACGCGCGAAGACGTGAACAGCTACCAGGCACAGCGCGAAGCCGAGCACGCCGCAGCGCCAACCTACTGGGCCCACGGCCAGCTGGCAGATGCCCGTGTGGAACGCACCCCGGTGCGCGGCGTACGCAAGGCAACCGCCAAGGCCATGGTGGACTCGGCCTTCACCGCGCCGCATGTCTCGATCTTCGTTGACGTGGATGCCAGCCGCACCATGGAGTACGTGCAGCGGCTGAAGAAGTCCCGCGACTTCGAAGGCATCAAGGTCTCCCCGCTGCTGGTGCTGGCCCGCGCCGTCATCTGGGCTGCGGCCCGCAACCCTTCGGTCAATGCCAGCTGGGTGGAAACCGAAAACGGAGCGGAAATCCACCAGAAGCGCTTCATGAACCTGGGCATCGCCGCAGCCACCCCGCGTGGCCTGCTGGTACCGAATATCAAGGATGCCCAGAACCTGAACATGAAGGAACTGGCTATTGCCCTGAACGAGCTGGCCACCACCGCTCGTGCCGGCAAGACCCGTCCAGAGGACATGCGTGATGGCTCGCTGAGCATCACCAATATCGGTGCGCTGGGCATTGATACCGGTACCCCGATCATCAACCCGGGTGAAGTCGCGATCGTTGCCTTCGGCACCATCCGCCAGAAGCCATGGGTTGTCGACGGCGAAGTCGTTCCACGCTGGATCACCACTCTGGGCGGGTCCTTCGACCACCGCGTTGTTGACGGTGACCTCTCGGCTCGCTTCATGGCTGATGTGGCTTCCATCCTGCAGGAACCCGCCATGTTGCTGGACTAG
- a CDS encoding histidinol-phosphate transaminase: MTENPVTQDQVQPRPVVARLPKYAAGKPPAPVEGITAYKLSSNEIPFGPLDTVHQAVIEQSSLNRYPDPLSTKLREALSEYLDVPAEDIVTGAGSLGALTQILSTFAGQNEDGIQDEVIYAWRSFEAYPILVQTAGALPVEIPLLEDGRHDLEAMIAAVNENTSVILLCTPNNPTGPILTQAEVDDFLARVPKNVLVVLDEAYIEFVRDEKSVDGLHTYNEHENVVLLRTFSKAHGLANLRVGYSVAHPDITNNIRVMATPFAVSSVAEDAAVASLSQIDRVLERVDSLVQERERVVVALKDQGWKIPSTQANFVWLPLGEKTSEFVERANAVALSVRGFANEGVRVSIGEVEANDRFIELCKESLYLAHS, translated from the coding sequence ATGACTGAAAATCCGGTGACCCAAGACCAGGTGCAGCCACGCCCCGTCGTTGCACGTCTCCCAAAATACGCTGCAGGCAAGCCGCCAGCACCTGTAGAAGGCATCACTGCCTACAAACTGTCATCGAACGAGATTCCATTCGGCCCATTGGATACTGTGCACCAAGCCGTGATCGAGCAAAGCAGCTTGAACCGCTATCCAGATCCACTGTCGACCAAGCTGCGTGAAGCGCTGTCTGAGTACCTGGATGTGCCAGCTGAAGATATCGTCACCGGTGCCGGATCCCTCGGTGCGCTGACTCAAATTCTGAGCACCTTCGCGGGACAGAACGAAGATGGAATCCAGGACGAGGTAATTTACGCTTGGCGATCCTTCGAGGCTTACCCGATTCTCGTTCAGACCGCAGGTGCGCTTCCGGTGGAGATTCCGTTGCTGGAAGACGGACGTCACGATCTTGAAGCCATGATCGCTGCCGTCAATGAGAACACGTCGGTGATCTTGCTGTGCACGCCTAATAATCCGACGGGGCCAATCCTGACCCAGGCCGAAGTCGATGACTTCTTGGCCCGAGTTCCCAAGAACGTCCTGGTGGTTCTGGACGAGGCCTACATCGAGTTCGTTCGCGATGAGAAGTCGGTAGATGGGCTCCATACCTACAACGAACACGAGAACGTTGTCCTGCTGCGTACTTTCTCGAAGGCTCATGGCCTGGCGAATTTGCGGGTTGGCTATTCTGTCGCCCACCCGGATATCACCAATAACATCCGCGTGATGGCTACGCCGTTTGCGGTATCAAGCGTTGCTGAAGATGCCGCTGTCGCTTCGTTGTCGCAAATTGACCGTGTGCTTGAACGCGTCGACTCGTTGGTTCAGGAACGCGAGCGCGTGGTGGTGGCGTTGAAGGATCAGGGCTGGAAGATCCCTTCGACCCAAGCGAACTTCGTCTGGTTGCCCTTGGGTGAAAAGACTTCGGAGTTCGTGGAGCGGGCAAATGCTGTCGCGCTTTCGGTGCGTGGTTTCGCCAATGAAGGCGTGCGGGTATCGATCGGCGAAGTGGAAGCTAATGATCGATTCATTGAACTGTGCAAGGAATCACTGTATTTGGCGCATAGCTGA
- the purB gene encoding adenylosuccinate lyase: MAEIARTSLANEPLALTALDGRYRSAVAPLVDYLSEAALNRDRVHVEVEWLIHLTDNSVLPGTAPLTDDQKAALRKIVTDFNADSVKELAEIEAVTVHDVKAVEYYIANRLEAIGIGNLKPLVHFGCTSEDINNLSYALGVQGGVNNVWLPAARDLVAQLAKMAEDSREVPMLSRTHGQPATPTTLGKELAVLAWRLTRQLDRIEKTEYLGKINGATGTYAAHYASVPSADWQQVSKSFVEHLGLTWNPLTTQIESHDWQAEVYSDIARFNSILHNLCTDVWSYISIGYFVQIPVAGATGSSTMPHKVNPIRFENAEANLEISNGLLNTLGSTLVTSRWQRDLTDSSSQRNIGTAIGHSVLAISNVAKGLDRLDVAEAVLADDLDHNWEVLAEAIQMVMRAEAIAGVEGMDNPYERLKDLTRGHRVDATRLKEFVGELGLSAEAEQRLQSLTPGTYNGIASQLVDHLKK; encoded by the coding sequence ATGGCTGAGATTGCGCGCACTTCCCTTGCTAATGAACCACTGGCTTTGACTGCCCTCGACGGACGCTACCGCAGCGCCGTGGCACCGCTGGTTGACTACCTTTCCGAAGCGGCTCTAAACCGCGATCGCGTTCACGTTGAAGTTGAATGGCTGATCCACTTGACCGACAACTCCGTTCTTCCAGGCACTGCCCCGCTGACTGATGATCAGAAGGCTGCCCTGCGAAAGATCGTCACCGACTTCAACGCAGATTCCGTGAAGGAACTGGCAGAGATTGAAGCAGTGACCGTTCACGACGTGAAGGCTGTCGAGTACTACATCGCCAACCGCCTCGAAGCTATCGGCATTGGCAACCTCAAGCCGCTGGTCCACTTCGGCTGCACCTCCGAAGACATCAACAACCTCTCCTACGCCCTGGGCGTTCAGGGCGGCGTGAACAATGTCTGGCTGCCAGCAGCTCGCGATCTTGTCGCACAGCTGGCCAAGATGGCTGAAGACTCCCGCGAAGTTCCAATGCTCTCGCGCACCCACGGCCAGCCAGCCACCCCAACCACCCTGGGCAAGGAACTGGCCGTCTTGGCATGGCGCCTGACCCGCCAGCTGGACCGCATCGAAAAGACCGAGTACCTCGGCAAGATCAACGGCGCCACCGGCACCTACGCTGCCCACTACGCTTCGGTGCCAAGCGCCGACTGGCAGCAGGTTTCCAAGAGCTTCGTTGAGCACCTGGGCCTGACCTGGAACCCGCTGACCACCCAGATCGAGTCCCACGACTGGCAGGCAGAGGTCTACTCAGACATCGCCCGCTTCAACAGCATCCTGCACAACCTGTGCACCGATGTCTGGAGCTACATCTCCATCGGCTACTTCGTGCAGATCCCTGTCGCTGGTGCCACCGGCTCGTCGACCATGCCGCACAAGGTGAACCCAATTCGCTTCGAAAATGCCGAAGCCAACTTGGAAATCTCCAATGGCCTGCTCAACACCCTGGGTTCAACCCTGGTGACCAGCCGCTGGCAGCGCGACCTGACCGACTCCTCCTCGCAGCGCAACATCGGCACCGCCATCGGCCACTCGGTTCTGGCGATCTCCAATGTTGCCAAGGGTCTGGACCGTCTGGACGTTGCCGAAGCTGTATTGGCTGACGACCTGGACCACAACTGGGAAGTTCTTGCCGAGGCCATCCAGATGGTCATGCGCGCTGAAGCTATCGCCGGAGTTGAAGGCATGGACAACCCATACGAGCGCCTGAAGGACCTGACCCGCGGACACCGCGTGGATGCAACGCGCCTGAAGGAATTCGTTGGCGAGCTCGGCTTGTCGGCAGAGGCCGAGCAGCGTCTGCAGTCACTGACCCCGGGCACCTACAACGGCATCGCTTCGCAGCTGGTTGACCACCTGAAGAAGTAG